The nucleotide window ttttgtgtCAACTATTTGCTGTCTGACTTCCATTTCGTTTAAATCTTGAGTCAGAGGGAAACAAAGACTCAAAGATACAATGGAAACTATTAGAAAACAGTGATGATGATTTCAAAAGAACAGACACTTGGCAGATGACATTTAATACAGTGAAGTGTGAAGTTTTGCTTTTTGGAAGGGCAAATTAGGAGAGGCAGCATAAACCAAATTATGAAAGTATGAAGGGTGCAAGCAGAATCTGAGGATGCATTCACATTTTtatgaaagtggcaggacaagttCATAAATCTATTTAAGAAAAACATATGGTATCCTTGGCTTTACAATtaagaggcattgagtacaaaagcaaataaATTGTGCTAAAACTGTATTAATCATTAGTTGGACCTCAACTACATTGATGTGTACAATGGGCACCACACTTTTAGGAATTATGTCAAGGTTTGGGGAGAGTATATacaagattcaccagaatgggaTCAGGGATGAGAGAATTTGGTTATGAATAagaactggagaagctgggattgatcTCCTTAAAGAATGGTCAGAGGAGATTCAATAAATGTATGATGGGTTttgatagagtacatagggagaaactattttcaCTGGCTGGAAGGTTTGTCACCAGGAGACAGTGTGTTAAGATCATTGGCAAAAACCCAAAGGAAGATGAAAATGCAACAGTTACTTTCGAAAAGAATTTGGGTAGATgcttaaaaagaaaataaatagcGAACAAAAAGGGAAGTGAGACGAATTAGACGGTTATTTCAGTCAGAAAAGCTCCCTCTTGCTATATGATTGATTATTGGACatagaaataaaacaaaaaagaaataacactttgcacatagatggtgtttccatgtagTAAAATATCCAAATATGTTTTACAAagcaattatcaaacaaaatttgacaccaagccacatagcaGATAATAGAATAAGTGACAATAAAGGATTTGTCAAGGAGCTAGGTTTTAATGAGCATTTTAAAAGAGGAGGGGAATTTTGGGGAGGTTTAGGGATGGAAATTATGTTTGGGGCCCATATGAAAGTGTGGCCACCAATGGCTGTGCAAAGAAAATTAGGAATGCACATGAGGCCAGAATTGGCAGAGATCATGGAGGtttaggactggaggaggttatcaTTCAATAAAAAGGGATAAGGTAgagagagatttgaaaataaatatcagagttttaaaattgaggtattGTTTGGTCGCAAATCATTGTGAGTCGGCAAGCAGGGAGGCAATGAGTGAATGGAGTTTCAGAGTGCAGCCAGTAGAATTATGAAATCTATGAAGTTTATAAGGTGAGAGTCTGGCAGGTAGGAATGATCActatattacaggaaggacgtaattgctctgaagagagtgcagaggaggtttacaagaatgttgtaagaagtttaacaacaccaggttaaagtccaacaggtttatttggtagcaaaaaccacacaagaatgttgccagggctggaaaagtgtagctcGGAGGTGAGAtcggataggttggggttattttccttggaacaaagaaggctgaggagtgacttgtacaaaattatgaggggaagagatagagtgggcaggataaaattgtttcccttagtAGAGAATGcgtggggacatggattcaagataagtgggagTAGGTGTAGAGGGAACATTTGAGGGAAACGTTTTTTACGTACAGGGTGGTGGATGTCTGTAATTCGGTGCCTGAGTTggtggggggacggtggggggggggggggggggggggcggtgcagagATGCTAAActctttcaaaaaaaaacttggatctgcaccttaagtgctgtaaactactacaatgggccgggtgcagggaggtgggattagaaaggtcacctgggtgtcctcaggctggcatggaggcaaggtaggctgaatggcctccttctgtgctgtaattttcctatgGTTCTAAGTCTCGAGGTAACAAAAGCAAGGGACAGCAAGACCACTGAAAAGTGGAGGATAATCGTTTGTTGATATTTCATAAAATAGCATTCATTTCCAAACATAGGACAaataacaaacacagaaaatgctggaaaagctcagcaggtctgacagcatctgtggggaaaagaAAGTGACAATAAAGGATTTGTCAAGGAGCTAGGTTTTAATGAGCATTTTAAAAGAGGAGGGGAATTTTGGGGAGGTTTAGGGATGGAAATTATGTTTGGGGCCCATATGAAAGTGTGGCCACCAATGGCTGTGCAAAGAAAATTAGGAATGCACATGAGGCCAGAATTGGCAGAGATCATGGAGGtttaggactggaggaggttatcaTTCAATAAAAAGGGATAAGGTAgagagagatttgaaaataaatatcagagttttaaaattgaggtattGTTTGGTCGCAAATCATTGTGAGTCGGCAAGCAGGGAGGCAATGAGTGAATGGAGTTTCAGAGTGCAGCCAGTAGAATTATGAAATCTATGAAGTTTATAAGGTGAGAGTCTGGCAGGTAGGAATGATCActatattacaggaaggacgtaattgctctgaagagagtgcagaggaggtttacaagaatgttgtaagaagtttaacaacaccaggttaaagtccaacaggtttatttggtagcaaaaaccacacaagaatgttgccagggctggaaaagtgtagctcGGAGGTGAGAtcggataggttggggttattttccttggaacaaagaaggctgaggagtgacttgtacaaaattatgaggggaagagatagagtgggcaGGATAAaattgtccaacgccggcatctccacatcatgaaaaggatagagccaacgtttcgaatcttcGTCAGGGCTGAAAGGACAAATAAAACAGCAGttgagactggatgggccgattggccaccttctgcactacagggattgtaCATTGTTTTGTTAATCATTCGAAAAGTAGGAGTCATAGGCAGAAATTCTTTGTGACTAAGAAGGACTTCTGATCTGTTTATTTAGGTCGGTTATTTTATTGATAATTAGCGGTGCCTAGTTTCAATTTGAGTTATTTATTGAACCACCGAGGCCAATTACGGGAAGTAAGAAAGAAAATAAACCTTTAACCGATCGCTATCTGTTTCTGACTAAGCGACAGTTCCGGCTACTGACCACAAATATCGCGTAAACTACTGGACCAACTTGCAGCTAATCGCAGTATTTATTTCTTGTGTCTGCAAAACGCTTTCAAAATTATATTTTAGTTCACATTTATACATGTGTGTGCATTAGAGAGAAGGGAATAAAGGCTTCTTCTGCACCCAAATGCATATATTGATGTTGTGGCTGGAACACGCCATGTGGACCTCAACGGTCCAAATCTTCAAATGAATACAGTCGCAGCCCATTCGTTGTAATTTCCCAGTGATGCTGTGTGTGCGTTACTGAGGAAGCCCGGCGCCTCCCCATGCTCTACTCCACTCTAACATGTGGCACATTATTGTTTCAAAACCACTGACGTAGGCTGCCATTCATTCTCTTCCACTGAAGCCGAATCCACTGCCGTcccgacagagagggagaaacctCGAGTAGAAATCCTTCAATCGGAAATAAGACGAGAGCAGCAGCTCCCCTTAATTAAATGACAAGCCGAACAAGTCGAGGATTCAATTGTAACAGTTAATTGGCAACCAACTGTATCGAATTGACTCTTTACGAAGCCGGTGGTAGTtggctgtctcccccccccctgcgCTGAGGAATGGGTGTTCCCGAGTTGATGTCAGCCTTTGTTTACACCTGAAAGGcagggtgtgtgtttgtgggttcgGGACTCGGAGTGGAGTTTGTCCTGCTGCTAAACACAAACACCTTCCTGCCCGCAGCCTCAGTGCCTTCCTCTACAATTCTTTTTCTTTCAGATTGACACTTTTGTTTAccaatcccaccaccccccccccccaaaaaaaacaatGTTTTCAGATATGAGCTAATGTGTCCAACTAGCTTGCCCAAGAGAAACGACAGGGTGAGTGAGCGAGGCGGAATTACACACCGCCAACAGCAGCCGAAGGAAAACAAAAGCGGGGGGGATAAAGATGCCGAGGCGGAGGGAGAGCTTCCTTCTGCTGGAACAGGCCGTCACCGTCGACTCCAAGGAGATAGACGCTCTGGTGGCTAAAATTGGGGAGACTTTGCAGTTGCAGCGGATCCCCGGCGGCAGCAGCGGCGGAGCAGGAGACACgaagcagcaacagcagcagcaacaacaacagcaacatcacaacCAGCTGCAatatcagctccagcagcaatatccacagcagcagcagcaggaaccGCGAGTGTCGGCCAAATATGGAATGTGTTGTATCGAGCGCTGGAAGGTGCCCAGCCGCAACAAGCCCTACAGCGTCCCGAGCCGCGGCCGGGAGCCGGGCAACCTGAGCAAGAGCAAGCCGCTGCTGATGAGGCCGTCCCCGGAATGCGCCCACCAGAAACTCGAGCAGCTCCTGTCCTCCGGCAACCTGATCAAAGAGGCAGTGAGGCGCCTCCACAGCCGCCACCACTATGCACACATCTACTCCGAGAAGCTGACTGTGTAAAAGCGGCGAGACATTGAGTTTGTtcaacagagggggagagagacacaagaaTGAAGACAAAAAGACAACTCCACTAATATCTTTAATTATATATAGGTGGCcgattgtgtatgtgtggggcGCGGGGGGGAAACATCGAAACCATCACCACTCGGGCTACCGTGTGAAATGTAAAAGCTTATTTTTTTAAAGAGATTATTTGTCTTAACGCACTGTTGTACAATATTCTTAGGGAGGTTAATAAAACCTTAGGGATCCACTTTTGCACCAGTCCTCCGACTGCAGTTATTTTTTTCAGACAAACGAGAGATGCAAAAGCAAAAGGTAATCTTTTGgactttttattatttttctgaaCGGGTAATGGTGAGGTTACACAACAACAACCATGTTTACAGCAGTCAATCAAACCGCCTGgtgcttgttttcttttgaagtcGGGACACCACAAGGTCGTTATCACGTcgaccttgatttttttttgttgtttttttgttTCTCATTGGACTCCGTGTTTTGACTGACTGTTTCCACAAATGTTTGAATTCCCCAAACCGTTTTATCAGCGGTGAAACTGAGTAACACATGGCAGCTGAGCCGATACAAGCCCGCATTCCAACTCTTAGACACAGTACACCAGGAATTCCGCGAACTGTTTACAGTACATGTCGTACCTCCACTGGCTTTGGGACCAGGTTTCATGGAGAAGTAGGGTTAAGTTCGCTGTTATTTAATAGCCACTTAATTTTAgctacaaataaataaaaatgtataCTTCGTAACGGAGGACTTTTTGTTGTTCCTGTTTTACAGGAATTGATGTGTTTGAATAAAATAATGCAGTTAAACCGcagtttttgttttcttttgaatgtgTTTTTTACATTAGTTATCATTTGCATGGATTCATTCAGTTAGAAAGAAACTGTGTGGTTTGGTGCATGATCTCACAGGGATTTAACTTCCTGATGCTTTCTGTACTAATTAGGAAATCGGTGAAAGAGTTGAGAGTGCAGTATGTATTCCGATGTGTGAACCACTCTTCACCCATTTGTATTTGGGTCAGGTCCACAAGGCATTGTTAGCTGTGATGAACATTTGCATGAAGAGGGGTCATGTCCTGGCAAATCGAGGAAAGCTTCAGGCTTAAAAAAAACTACTGGCTGTTTTAATGGACCACATGCGTCCCCTTAAatattgaaatatttttttcattTCTTGAAGCTTTTGGTGGATGTTATGCAAGCATAATTTGCTGCAAATTTCCAGTGGTCTATTGAATAGTAGAATTCACGCTGGACTGGTTGAAACATgtattttttgttgttgttgcacTCTAGGTAGATAAATCTACAATTTAATGTACATTAATGGATTAGGAATTTACTAAAACATTATATTACAATTCTCCTGGCATACTTTAAACATTAAAATTCAtagaatttttaaacattaattGCAGCACATAACTTGAAAATTAAAGTCCAAATGACCTATTggaaatcctccccccccccccccaaacaaatgTTCACATTTCTTAGGAGGATGGGCTATATTGgtattttgtttaaatcataAACCAATGATCAGGTTATCCTGAATAAgttgtataaattaataacttataTTGAAGAAAAATTGTGCACTTGATAAATAAGTTCCTTTTTGTTTCAAAGATTTGTCAAAAAAGCTCAAAAGAAGCATTATTGAATGTAATAAttagaggggaaacaatagtccAATTTTACATTGCCTCCTAACTTTCTATGGGCCTTTGCTGTTTCAAAGGCTGAAGTAGCTCATGAGTCTGACTGGGTCTGCCATTTCAATGCAATAATACAAATCACTGCTTTTTCAACACTCCGGTACAATTGAAATTGGTAAATTTTAGTTAACGGGATATGTACAGGGAGAATGGTTTTGTCCTTTGTCCAATTCCCTGAAGTTAAACTGTCAGTATCAGGAAAAAGGAAGGAACTGAATTCCCAATGAGACCATGAAAACATAGCTGGTTCCAGGATGACCATGTAGCTATTCTTAGCTATTGAAAAACAGAAATGACTAATGGGTCACAGGAAGACAGAAGAAAAATAGAAAGCATATATGAGTGAAGATTAGACAAATCGGGTAAATCAAAACCAGTAAATGTTGATAAATTTCAgtaggtctaacagcatctgtggggtcATCTAGtctcaacattggctctattctcttcccacagatactgtcagacctgctgagattttccagcatttttggcttttgtttgattccagtagccgcagtatttttcttttataacCGGGTAAATGGTCAAACTAGTTGAGGGGATTTTATAAAGTCAGAAGAGAAAATAATGCAACAGACATGTGACATTAAATGATATAATGAGTGTATCCAAAGTTAAGATGGTATAGTTGCAACAAGTAAAATTGAAGAGACTCATGACAAAACACAAGTGAAACATGTAAAAGTAAATTTTATTCCAAATGTCCTTGTATTTTTGCCTCAACCCTGCATTGAATGTTCCCACCTCTCAGGACTGAATAATAGTAGTAGATTACCTATGCTTCAGGAGCTGGAATTTAAAGCATCTAACCCTTCCTATGGAGGAGGAGCTTGTTGCCCCAAACCTGTTCACATTTGTCAGTGTTTATATATCTTTATTGTATCAACTATACTACATTTAGTATATATTTAATCGTGTTTCAGGATATAAGTTATTAATGTGTTGCAGGTTCTTGCATGCTGAATAATATAGTGCTTTGTCTTATCCCACTGGTTTGTGGGGCAAAAGTATCATGGCTGATTCAAATAACTAAGAATCTACCATTTCAAATTTATGAAATGTGAACACACAAAATGTAGTAATATAAACCTAATGAGGAGCATACAAGCGGCAAACAAAACCTTAGTCTATTTGTATGATTATATGACCCAAGGGTGTAACAGGAAAACACCCATTACCTGGACTGGAGCTCTGTACATTTTGCAATTTCTTTAATCGCTGTAAAGATAGACTGAGCAAACAGTAGGGCAAACCTTGGTTTGAATCGTGAACCTGCTTTATTCCATGCCACTCCGAtttaagattgacaaaaacaaatgtaggccccttacaatcAGAAATGGGggcatttataatggggaacaaagaaatggctgaggaatgaaGTCTgtatttgcttctgtcttcacaaaggaatgatgtggagatgccggcgttggactggggtaaacacagtaagaagtttaacaacaccaggttaaagtccaacaggtttatttggtagcaaaagccacacaagctttcggagctctaagccccttcttcaggtgagtgggaattctgttcacaaacagagcttataaagacacagactcaatttacatgaataatggttggaatgcgaatacttacaactaatcaagtctttaagaaacgaaacaatgtgagtggagagagcatcaagacaggctaaaaagatgtgtattgtctccagacaagacagccagtgaaactctgcaggtccacgcaactgtgggagttacaaatagtgtgacatgaacccaatatcccggttgaggccgtcctcgtgtgtgcggaacttggctatcagtttctgctcagcgactctgcgctgtcgtgtgtcgcgaaggccgccttggagaacgcttacccgaatatcagaggccgaatgcccgtgaccgcaatcaccaggcaagactgttctcttcctgttggggagcacttcagcggtcacgggcattcggcctctgatatttgggtaagcgttctccaaggcggccttcgcgacacacgacagcgcagagtcgctgagcagaaactgatagccaagttccgcacacacgaggacggcctcaaccgggatattgggttcatgtcacactatttgtaactcccacagttgcgtggacctgcagagtttcactggctgtcttgtctggagacaatacacatctttttagcctgtcttgatgctctctccactcacattgtttcgtttcttaaagacttgattagttgtaagtattcgcattccaaccattattcatgtaaattgagtctgtgtctttataagctctgtttgtgaacagaattcccactcacctgaagaaggggcttagagctccgaaagcttgtgtggcttttgctaccaaataaacctgttggactttaacctggtgttgttaaacttcttactgtgttcacaaaggaagacatgaataatgtactagAAGTTCTGAGAAACGCATTTTGGTATGGAGCTGAAGGaagtcaatattagtagagaaatggtttgggggaatTTAATGGGATTGAAAGCAGATTAATCGCCaggacctgataatcttcatcccagagtacttaaggaagtggccctagaaattgtATGGCcattggtcattttccaaaattctttggactctgaaatGGTTCCTACAAATTGGTAGGTAGCTactgtaagcccgctattcaaaaagggaggtagagacgcactggtcaaaaagaaaaaagaggcgtatgttaggtccaggcagctaaaaatggagggagctctggaggagtacaaagaaagtaggaaagaactcaaacggggaattagaagggcaaaaaggggtcacgaaatgtccttggcagacaggattaaggagaatcccaaggcattttattcatacgttaggaacaaaaggtttgtcagggaaaaaatcggacctctcagggacaaaagtggggaattatgcttggagcccaaagaagtaggggagatcctaaatgaatactttgtgtcggtattcacaaaggagagggatatgttgactgggagtgtctcggaggggagtgttgaaccgttggagaaaatctccattacaagggaggaagtgttaggtttgttagagaatataaagactgacaaatccccagggcctgatggaatctatccaaggctgctcagggagacgagagatgaaatcgctgggcctctgacgcaaatctttgtctcgtcactggacgcaggtgaggtcccagaggattggaggatagctaatgtggtcccgttatttaagaagggtaggaaggataacccgggtaattataggccggtgagcttgacgtccgtggtggggaagttgttggagaagattcttaagagataggatatatgcgcatttagaaaggaataaactcattaacgatagtcagcatggttttgtgagagggaggtcatgcctcactaacctggtggagttttttgaagaagtgaccagaatggttgacaagggaagggctgtggatgtcgtctatatggactttagtaaagcgtttgacaaagtccctcgtggtaggctggtgaaaaaggttggatctcatgggataaagggggaggtggctggatgggtggagaactggcttggtcacagaagacagagggtggtagtggaagggtctttttccggctggaggcctgtgactagtggtgttccgcagggctctgtattgggacctctgctgtttgtgatttatataaacgatctggaagaaggtgtaactggggtgatcagtaagtttgcggacgacacaaaattggcaggacttgcagatagtgaggagcattgtcagaagctacagaaggatatagataggctggaaatttgggcaaagaaatggcagatggagttcaatccagataaatgcgaagtgatgcattttggtagaaataatgtagggaggagctatacgataaatggcagaaccataaagggtgtagatacgcagagggacctgggtgtgcaagtccacagatccttgaaggtgacgtcacaggtggagaaggtggtgaagaaggcatatggcatgcttgcctttataggacggggcatagagtataaaagttggggtctgatgttgcagatgtatagaacgttggttcggccgcatttggaatactgcgtccagttctggtcgccacactaccagaaggacgtggaggccttggagagaatacagaggaggtttaccaggatgttgcctggtatggaggggcttagttatgaggagagattgggtaaactggggttgttctccctggaaagacggaggatgaggggagacttaatagaggtgtataaaattatgaaaggcatagatagggtgaacggtgggaagcttttccccaggtcggtggtgacgttcacgaggggtcatggattcaaggtgaagggggggaggtttaacacagatatcagaaggacatattttacacagagggtggtgggggcctggaatgcgctgccaggcaaggtggtggaggtggacacactgggaacgtttaagacttatctagacagccatatgaacggagtgggaatggagggttacaaaagaatggtctagtttggaccagggagcggcacgggcttggagggccgaagggcctgttcctgtgctgtattgttctttgttctttgttctttgttctctttgagagaaaacagggaactataggctcaCGGGtctaatgtcagtactggggaagttgctagagtctgttatcaaggatttcatagcacagcatttgaaaagtagtggtataatcagacaaagtcagtgtggatttatgaaagggaaatcatgcttgacaaatctactggaattctttgaggatgtaactagcagagctGACCAGGGAGAACCGGTGAATGTGGttaatttagactttcagaaggcttttgaaagGTCTCACATagtagactactatgtaaagttaaagcacattggattgtgggtggtgtcttgagatggatagaaagctggttagcagacaggaagcaaagagttggaataaactcGTTTCCAATTGGCTGGaagtgactagtgaggtaccacagggatctgtgctaggaccccaactgctcagattataaatgatttggatgagtgtACTAAATGTTAAAATTTGCACATGAtagaaagttgggtgggagggtgaaatatgaggaggatgcagagatgcttcagcatgatttgaacaggctgagtgagtggtcatttgcatggcagatgcagtataatgtggataaatgaggtTATTCATTTCAGTAGCTAAAATaaaaaagcagattattatttgaatgggcataaatcgagagaggtggatactcagcgagaccttggtgtccttgtgcatcagtcgctgaaagtaagcacacggacagcaggcagtaaagaaggcaaatggtatgttagccttcatagtcagaggacttgagtataggaatagggatgttttactgtaattgtgtagggcattggtgaggccacatctggagtactgtgagcatctttggtgtccttatctgaagaagtgtgttcttgctatagagcgagtgcagcaaaggtttaccaggttgattcttgggatggcaggtctgtcatatgaggagagactaagtcagttaggaataTATGCACTAGAGTTTaaaagggtgagaggggatctcatcgaaacttttaaaattctaacagggtagattcaaaaagaatgttcctgatgttgggggagtccagaattaatggtcatagtttgaggataaggacctttaggactgaggcaaggagtaatttcttcacccagagagtggtgaatttgtagaaTCCATGACCACAGAaactagttgaggccaaaacattgaaattTCAAGAAATAATTAGGTATAGCTCTCGGGGGtat belongs to Mustelus asterias chromosome 7, sMusAst1.hap1.1, whole genome shotgun sequence and includes:
- the gbp gene encoding glycogen synthase kinase binding protein, with product MPRRRESFLLLEQAVTVDSKEIDALVAKIGETLQLQRIPGGSSGGAGDTKQQQQQQQQQQHHNQLQYQLQQQYPQQQQQEPRVSAKYGMCCIERWKVPSRNKPYSVPSRGREPGNLSKSKPLLMRPSPECAHQKLEQLLSSGNLIKEAVRRLHSRHHYAHIYSEKLTV